The genomic window TACGACGAGGACCGCCCCGCCAACTACGCGGCGTGGTGGGGCATCCGGGCGCTGCCCAAGTTCAACACCGACCACCCCGAGGTGCGCGAGTTTCTGCTGAGCGTGGCCGAATACTGGATGCACTTCGGCATCGACGGCTGGCGGCTCGACGTGCCGAACGAGATTGACGACGACGCCTTCTGGCAGGAGTTTCGCCGCCGGGTCAAGGCGATTAACCCCGACGCCTACATCGTGGGCGAAATCTGGGGCGACGCCGGACGCTGGCTGGCGGGCGACCAGTTCGACGCGGTGATGAACTACCACTTCACCCGCCCCTGCCTGGGCTTTTTCGGGGCGCGGACGCTCGACCATCCGATGAACGAACGCAGCGGCACCGGGCGGGTGGAGCCGCTGGACGCCGCCGCTTTTGCCGTGCGGGTGGAAGAAGTCACCCGCATGTACCACCCCGCCGTCGTGCGCGCGCAGCTCAATCTGCTCGACTCGCACGACACCGCCCGCTTCCTGACGGCGGTGGGCGGCGACGCCTCGGCGCAGCGGCTCGCGCTCGTGTTTCAGTTCAGCTATGTGGGCGCGCCCTGTCTGTACTACGGCGACGAAATCGGGCTGCCCGGCGGCGTGGACCCTGACTGCCGCCGCGCTTTTCCCTGGGACGAGCCGCAGACCTGGGACCACGACACCCTGACCCTCGTGCGCGAGTTGACGGCGGCGCGGCACCGTTCGGCGGCACTGCGGCGCGGCGACTTTACGGTGCTGCACGCGCAGGGCGAGCAGGTGTCGTTCGCTCGCAAGCATGACGGAGAGGCGGCGTATGTGGCCTTCAACTGCGCGCTGGATGCCGCCCCGGTTCCGGTGCCCGCCACATCGGGCCGTTACCGCGACATGCTGACGGGCGCGGTGCATGACCTGAACGAAAGCTCGGTGCTGACGCTGCCTGCCCGGACGGCGGCGTTGCTGCTGTGCGAGGGGTAAAGCACTGGTCAAACGGTCTGACTGTCAAACCGCAGGAGGCGAATTGTCGTCCAGTTGCGGCTCGACGGTTCGACGGTTTGACCTTCTCCTCTTTGCAAGAGGTGCGGTGCCTGACACCAAAAGACCCAGCACTAAAAAAGGCCACCCTCCAGCCCGGAAGGTCGCCCCCTTTGGACTCCTGCGCTCAGTTCTTGCCCTTGCCCTGGGCTTTGGCCTGCTCCATCGCCAGTTCCTTGAAGGCGCTGAGGCTGCTGGCGTTGGCCTGCCCCTCGATGGCCTTGACCGCGAGGTCCTGCATCTGGCGGCTGGCGGCGCTGACCTGCTCGGACAGTTGCTGGGCGCGGACGCTGAGCAGGTCGAGGCGGGTCTGGGCGCTCTGGATGCGCTGCTCGTAGACGCGGCGCTGGCCTTCGATGTCCTTTTCCTGCAACTCGGTCCGCACGCGGGCCTGCCGGGTGCCGATGCCGTTGCCCTCGGCTTCGGCGCGCTTGAGGGCGGCTTCGCGCTCGGCGGGCAGGGCGGCGGCGCGCTCGGTGACTTCGCGCCACTTCTGCTCGCGTTTCGTCAGCTCGGCTTCCAGGCTATTCCACTCGCGCTCCTGGGCGTCAAGCCGCTCGGCGCGGGCGCGGGTCAGTTCGGCCTGCTCGGTGCGGTAGGTCTCGTCGTCGAGGCGGCGGTCGAGGTCGCGCTGGTAGCTGTAGTCGGCCGTGTCGCGCTCGCGGGCGGTCCGGGCGGCGAGGTCGCGCTCGGCCGTAGCGCGTTCGCGGGCGTCCTCCTCGTCTTCCCACTCGCGCTGGCGCGCTTCCCATTCCTCGGCGGTGGCCGTCTGCTGCGTTTCGAGCTCGGTGCGCGAGGCTTCGGCGGCGGCATCGTACTCGGCGAGCAGGTCACGCAGCGCGTGTTCGCCCGCCGTCAGGCCGTAGAGGTCACGCAGCGCCTCGCGTTCGGTCTGCGCCAGCTTGAGCACACCCTGGAGCCCGGCGGCCTCGGCGCTGAGCTGCTCGGACAGCTCCGCCAGCGTGCCCGACGCCCCGGCCTGAAGCTGGGCGAGCAGCCCGAGCGCGACGGTCATGCGGCCCGACGCTTCGCCCGGCTCTGTCGGCAGTTCGCGGCTGGCTTCCTGCATCGGGCCTTTGGGGGCGGCCTGCTGCTGGACCACCTGCTGCTGTGCCACCTGCTTCTGAGCCTCGCGCACTTCCTTGTCTTTCTGGGCGAGCTGGCCCTTGAGGGCGCCGAGCTGACCTTCGAGCTGGCTGTACTCCTGAATCAGGTCGTCGAAGGCTTCGAGGATTTTGGCCTTGGTGGCGCTGTCGGCGGGGCGTTTGACGCTCATGCTTCACTCCTGCTGGTGCTGGCGGTGGTAAAGGCGCGGGTGGCGAGGTTCTGGGTCTGTTCGCTGACGCGCTGCTGCTGGGCCTGCAACTCGGCGACCTGCGCTTCGGCGGCGGCGACGGCGGCTTGCAGCGAGTCGAGGTGCAGTTCGTAGCTCTGCTTGCTCGCTTCCCAGTCGCGTTCCAGCAGGTCCGAGCGCACTTTGGCGTCGGCATTGGCCTGCCGGATGCCTTCTTCGCGGGCCTTTTTGACGGCTTCTTCGAGTTCGGCGGGGAACGCCTCCACCTTGATGCGGTCTTGCTCGAACTGCTCGGCGCCCGCTTGCAGGGCGGCCTCGCGCTCGCGCCAGTCGCGTTCCAGGGTCAGGCGGCGTTCGGCGAGGTCGCGTTCCTGGGCGCGGTCGGCGGCGTGCTGTGCGTCGGCGTCGTGCTGGCGCTCGCGTCGCGCCGGTAGCTGTGATCGGCTTCCTCCTGCTGGCGCTCACGGGCCGTTTCCTCCTGCTGACGCCTTTCTTCTGCGGCGAACTCGGCGTCCTCGCGTTCCCAGGCGCGGCGCTCGGCGCTCTGCTCGCGGTTCAGGGCGTCCAGCCGCGCCTGATGCTCGGTCTGGAGCCGGGCGACGCGTTCACGGCCTTCTTGCTGCAAGGCGGCCAGCGCGTCGGCGGCCACCCGGATGCGCCGCAGCTCGGCCAGTTCGCGCCCGGCGACCTCGCCAGCGGTCACCAGCTCGGCGAGCTTCGACGTCTCGCCCGAAAGCCGCTCCTCCAGTTGCGCCAGCACCGCGCCGACTTCGAGCTGCACGTCCGCCGACTGCCGCACGATGTGGTCCACCGTGTACCCCGCCGCCCGGTCCAGCACCTCGCGGTCCCGCTGGGTGCGCTGCACCTCGGCGCGGCTCTGAAACCTTCCCTGCGCCGCAGCCTGCTCTTTCCGCACCTCGGCAAACGCCTGCTGTAAAGCCTGAGATTCGTCCTTCGTCATAGCTTCTCCTTTAAAACCCGCTTTGTTTTTACGCTTAAAACATAACACGGCGGGAGGACTTTGTGCAAGTGGACACACTGGGCTGTGACTCACGGTTGGGCTGAAGTGCTGGCGCTTCTGGGCAGAGTTCAGGTGACCGGCGGATAGGCAATCGGATTTTGTGCGTTCCTGGCGAAAGAGGCCGTCACCGAGTGATAGAGATAGCGGTTCCTCACCTCTTCCGGGGCAACGTGTCCGACAAATTCCCAGCGCTGCGGGTCGTTGACCGCTTCGGCGAGTCGGGTCTGATAGGGAGTTTGGCCCGCCGGGTGCCAGGACTCGATGGTGTACACCTCACGCACGACTCCTTCAAAGACGGCCAGCGCGTATTTGACTTCCTGCTGGCGCCACTTCGCCACCTTCCAGACGCCCCGCGTCGCCTCGTACAGCTCCTGCGCGGGCATCCCGTGCCAGTAGAGCCGATTGCTGCGGATAAGCATCACTGGGTCGGTGATCACGGCGGGCGGCGCGGCGTAGTAAGTGACGAGTTCTTCAAGCGACCTGCGTCCAGAGCGCACACTTTGCCAGCCCCTCACCAGATTGGACAGCGAATCCAGTCCCAGCAGATCAATGGCCGCCGCCTCGATTCGGTAGGCCGTGGCTTCGTCGGGCAGTCCGTGGGCCAGGATGTCGAGCCTCGGTGACAATTGCGCCTGTCGGAGTTCAGCCAGAATCTGCGCCTTGCGTGACTCGCCCTCCGCCGATAAATGCGAAAGAACACGCTGGCCCTGGCCTTTGCCGACATAGAAGACCTGTTCCGTCCTGGGGTCTACGTACAGATAAACGTAATACCCCAGGTGCTGAGCGACTTCCGGCGGGATGCTGGGGGTCACGGCCCGCTTACTCTTCGGTACTCAGCACCGCCAGGAAGGCCTCCTGCGGCACTTCCACCGTGCCGAACTGCTTCATGCGGGCGCGGCCCTTTTTCTGCTTTTCCAGCAGCTTTTTCTTGCGCGAAATATCGCCGCCGTAGCACTTGGCGAGCACGTCCTTGCGGTACGCCTTGACGGTGGCGCGGGCGATGATTTTGGCGCCGATGACGGCCTGCACCGGCACCGGGAACATCTGCCGGGGGATGACTTCGGCCATCTTGTCCACGATTTTGCGGCCCAGCGAGTAGGTCTTGCTTTCGTGAACGATGACGGCCAGCGCATCGATGACCTCGTTGTTCACCATGATGTCCACTTTGCGCAGGTCGCCTTCGCGGTAACCGAGCTGCTCGTAGTCCATGCTGGCGTAGCCGCGCGAGATGGATTTGAGGCGGTCGTGGAAATCATAGAGAATCTCGGCGAACGGCACCTCGTAGACCAGCTCCACGCGCTTGCCGACGTAGTTCATGGTCTGCATGCTGCCCCGGCGCTCCTGCAAGAGTTGCATGACCGGCCCCACGTAGTCCTCGGGCAGCATCACCGAGAGCTTGATGTAGGGCTCCTCGA from Deinococcus radiodurans R1 = ATCC 13939 = DSM 20539 includes these protein-coding regions:
- a CDS encoding glycoside hydrolase family 13 protein, which gives rise to MSEPVSAVPLSAPVTPEWVADAVFYQIFPDRFARSGRVTGLHLQPWGSAPTIHGYMGGDLWGVAERLGDLAGLGVNALYFCPVFQSASNHRYHTHDYFQVDPMLGGNAALRHLLDEAHARGIRVVLDGVFNHASRGFFQFNDLLEHGEASAYRDWFHVTGWPLSAYDEDRPANYAAWWGIRALPKFNTDHPEVREFLLSVAEYWMHFGIDGWRLDVPNEIDDDAFWQEFRRRVKAINPDAYIVGEIWGDAGRWLAGDQFDAVMNYHFTRPCLGFFGARTLDHPMNERSGTGRVEPLDAAAFAVRVEEVTRMYHPAVVRAQLNLLDSHDTARFLTAVGGDASAQRLALVFQFSYVGAPCLYYGDEIGLPGGVDPDCRRAFPWDEPQTWDHDTLTLVRELTAARHRSAALRRGDFTVLHAQGEQVSFARKHDGEAAYVAFNCALDAAPVPVPATSGRYRDMLTGAVHDLNESSVLTLPARTAALLLCEG
- a CDS encoding LEM-3-like GIY-YIG domain-containing protein — protein: MTPSIPPEVAQHLGYYVYLYVDPRTEQVFYVGKGQGQRVLSHLSAEGESRKAQILAELRQAQLSPRLDILAHGLPDEATAYRIEAAAIDLLGLDSLSNLVRGWQSVRSGRRSLEELVTYYAAPPAVITDPVMLIRSNRLYWHGMPAQELYEATRGVWKVAKWRQQEVKYALAVFEGVVREVYTIESWHPAGQTPYQTRLAEAVNDPQRWEFVGHVAPEEVRNRYLYHSVTASFARNAQNPIAYPPVT